In Mycetocola spongiae, the genomic stretch TAGAGGGAGACCACGTCCTGTGCGTCCACAAGCACGGCGGGCGGACCGGAGACACCGCTGCCGCCATCGCCAATCGTGGTCCAGGCCGAGAAGGCGGCTCCCGCGGTGGACTGGCCGCTGCCCAGAATCGTCCCGGCGGAGGACAGGCTGTACATCGTGAGCGCCCCGGTGGACATCTGGACCACGCTCGGGCGCGCGATCACGCCGGGCTGGGCGGAACCGATCAGGCTCCAGGGCTGGAAGGAGCCCCCGGGAGTGGCTTGATTGGTTCCGCGCAGGGAGCCATCTGCGGTGGTCTGATAGAGCGCAATCAGGCCCGAGGAGGTGACGATTGCCTCGGCAGAGGCGGGGGCGGTGGTGGGCTCCGTGGGCACAACCGTGCCGGCGTATTTGGACATAAAGACGCGCGGGTTGATCGGTACCCCGTTTTCCTCCGTCTGGAAGTGCAGGTGCGGACCGCTTCCCGTGCCCCAGGCGGCACCGATATAGCCGAGGATCTGCCCCTGGCTGACGGCCTGCCCCACGGCGGGAGCCTGGAGCGGATTCATCATGTGGTAACGGGTGACCAGGCCGCCGCCGTGGTCCACACGAACCCAGCAGTTATAGTGCTTATTATGTGACTCGGCGTGGGTGACGATGCCGTCCCCGGCGCAGCGCACGGCGGCGCCGAGCGAGGCGGGCGAATAGGAAAAATCGATGCCGAGGTGATTGGGGGCGGGCGGGTAATTACGCCATCCGAACTCCGCATAGACGGTGCTGAGGGGGAACGGCCAGACAAAACGGGCGGTTGCGGCGCGGGACGCGGTGCGGTCTAGCGCCAGGTTGCCGCCCACCATCGCGAGGGCGGCGGCCGCGGAGCCGGCGAGCAACACATTGCGGCGGGAGAGGTCGGAAGTGGGGGTAATCGGATCGATATTTTCACTCATGCTTCCCACCGTAGTGATCACCGGATTTTGGCACAGTCCTCCAAAGGGAGGACCCCAAACGGGGGTGGTGTGGCGCTGTCGGATCGGGTCCGCCGTCGTGGCGGAACGATCGCCCAGGCGAGCGCCAGAATGACCAGTGCGGCGCCGCAGAGCTGGCCGGGGCTGAGGGATTGGCCGAGGATAATCCAGCCCAGGAGCACCGCGGAGAGCGGGCTCAGCAGCCCCAGAAACGCGGTGCGTGAAACGGGAAGCCGGGAGATGCCCCGAAACCACAGCGCATAGGCCAGGGCGGTGCCCGCCAACGAGAGCAGCGCAAATCCCCAGAGGTTTAGCGGGGTCAGCGGGGTGGTGGGCAGGCCCTCCACGAGAAACAGGGCCGGAAGGAGCACGATCCCGCCCCAGATCAGCTGCCAGGCGGTGGTCGCCAGCGGTCGGGCGGGTTGGCCCCAGCGCTTGGAGAGCACCACGCCCAGCGCCATCGAGACCGCGCCGCCGAGCGCGGCAAGCACGCCGAGGGGATCAAGCCGGGCCTGGGCCTGGAGCACCAGCAGGCCCACGCCGAGCATCCCGAGGAGCGCGGCCAGGACGCGGCGTGTGCTCAGTTTTTCCCCGAGCAGGCCGTGGGCGAGGAGGGAGACCAGTAGTGGCTGGATGGCGCCGAGGGTCGCGGCGACCCCTCCCGGCAGCAGGGTCGCCCCGATGAATAGGAGCGCAAAAAACGCGCCGATATTCAGCGTGCCCAAAACCAGTGAGCGCCACCACCAGGACCCGCGCGGGAGTGTGCGGGTGAGGGCGAGCAGGAGCAGCCCCGCGGGCAGGGCGCGCAGCACGGCGTCCAGTAGCGGCGTTCCGGGCGGCAGCATCTGGGAGGTGATGATATAGGTCGCGCCCCAGATCAGCGGGGCATAGGCGGTGGTTGCATAGAGCAACGAGTTTTTACTAAGCACTTAGCTAATATAGCTAAGTGCTTAGTTAAATGCTAGCCTGGATCCATGACCCACGGCATAGAGCAGATCCTGGAACAGTGGCGGCGCGAGCGCCCCGATCTGGACGTATCCCCGATGGCCGTCATCGGCAGGTTGGGACGCCTCGGTGCACTCGTTGATACCCGCCTCGCGCGCACATTCACCCGGCACGGGCTGGACGCCGCCTCCTTTGACGTGCTCGCCACGCTCCTGCGCGCGGGGGACCCCTATGAGCTCTCGCCCCGGCACCTGGCCGAGAGTGCGATGATCACCACCAGTGCCGTGGCGCAGCGGCTCAACCGGCTTGCCGCCGCCGGCCTGATCGAGCGGCTACCCGATCCCGAGGACCGCCGCGGGGTGCGGGTGCGGCTCACCGTGGAGGGGCGCTCGCGCATCGAGGCGGCACTGCCGGAACACCTGCACACCGAGGAAAAGATCCTCGCCCGGCTGAGCCCCGAGCAGCGCGAGCAGCTGTGCACGCTGCTGGACCTGCTGGAGCCCTAAGCGGGAACCGCCGGGGCCCGCGGGCCCCGGCAGTGAACTACTCGGGAAGATCCAGGTCGAGCCCCACCTCGGTGGCGGATGTGGCCGGGGCCTTGCGGGCGCGCGGCGCTCGCTTGGGGGCCGGCTTTTCCGCGGGGGTCTCCAGGGATACCGTCTGCGCCTCGGTCACCGTGATGATGGCGTCCTCGCCCTCCTCGGTCTGCCCCAGGGGCTGACGCGGTCGGCTGGAGGCGCGGGCAGGGATCCGGATCAGATCCTCCTCCTCCGGCGCGGG encodes the following:
- a CDS encoding MarR family winged helix-turn-helix transcriptional regulator yields the protein MTHGIEQILEQWRRERPDLDVSPMAVIGRLGRLGALVDTRLARTFTRHGLDAASFDVLATLLRAGDPYELSPRHLAESAMITTSAVAQRLNRLAAAGLIERLPDPEDRRGVRVRLTVEGRSRIEAALPEHLHTEEKILARLSPEQREQLCTLLDLLEP
- a CDS encoding DMT family transporter; this encodes MLSKNSLLYATTAYAPLIWGATYIITSQMLPPGTPLLDAVLRALPAGLLLLALTRTLPRGSWWWRSLVLGTLNIGAFFALLFIGATLLPGGVAATLGAIQPLLVSLLAHGLLGEKLSTRRVLAALLGMLGVGLLVLQAQARLDPLGVLAALGGAVSMALGVVLSKRWGQPARPLATTAWQLIWGGIVLLPALFLVEGLPTTPLTPLNLWGFALLSLAGTALAYALWFRGISRLPVSRTAFLGLLSPLSAVLLGWIILGQSLSPGQLCGAALVILALAWAIVPPRRRTRSDSATPPPFGVLPLEDCAKIR
- a CDS encoding peptidoglycan DD-metalloendopeptidase family protein codes for the protein MSENIDPITPTSDLSRRNVLLAGSAAAALAMVGGNLALDRTASRAATARFVWPFPLSTVYAEFGWRNYPPAPNHLGIDFSYSPASLGAAVRCAGDGIVTHAESHNKHYNCWVRVDHGGGLVTRYHMMNPLQAPAVGQAVSQGQILGYIGAAWGTGSGPHLHFQTEENGVPINPRVFMSKYAGTVVPTEPTTAPASAEAIVTSSGLIALYQTTADGSLRGTNQATPGGSFQPWSLIGSAQPGVIARPSVVQMSTGALTMYSLSSAGTILGSGQSTAGAAFSAWTTIGDGGSGVSGPPAVLVDAQDVVSLYVTTDSGTLAGVTQPAAGAPFGSWQQLGALSGFFLQGRPAAIRRPSGVIELYAHTTDNRMARSVQTAPGATFGPWQIVGTGGGGIASNPAVITTADGRISVYAITDHGNFSGITESTPGGAFGAWSQLGDAIGTLRGNPSVVLHPSGSIVAYARDEAGNIRGSGQGTPGGSFSAWGIMGTGSPRLVTDPLALIAPNNTIAIYSTTADGVVRGVSQASVGGSFGPWGTLG